The region CATCTATCCCCACGACATTACCTCCGAAAGGAGCGTGTGAGGCATATAGTCTAAGTATTTTATCTTTGCTGTATTTAAACTCTAAACGAGTAGCTTGTATAGCTTCTATTAATTTTTCAGCATAGTTTCTCTTCTTACCATCACGAGCTAGACGTATGGTCTGCTGTGTAAGTGTACTTCCTCCTCTAACTATCTTATCTGATTTTAAGTTTGCACTAAAGGCTTTGGCCATGGACACAGGGTTAAGTCCCCAGTGGTAGTAGAAATAGTCATCCTCAAAGGCTACTATGCACTCCTTAAATTTATAGGGTACAGAGTCGACTTCTGGAAACCTCCACTGACCATCTGTAGCTATCTGAGCGCCTAATAGTTTATTATCACTACTCTCTATAACTGTTGAATACGGCTTAGTGAAAAGCTGTGAAGGCAATGAGAAATAGTATAGAATAATTAATATCAATAGGATGACTGCCTTAATTTTCTTTTTTAAGGACCAAGTCTTCCAGTTAAAGTTCGGTTTAATCTTCATATAAAATAAAAATACAGGGAATCTTGATTCCCTGTATTTACTTAATTATTTACAATCTATTAGTTTGTTACGTCAATCCACTGACCTGCTGTACGGCTTCTGTAAGAGTTGTCATACATTGCTTCAGCGTGTACACCTGGTAAATAATATTTACCTAAATAAGAAGCATTAAGTGTAACGCGTAGTGTCTTCGTCTCGTTAGCGTTTAAGCTAAAGTAGAAGTTAGTACGGTCATCCCTAATATCTGTGTGTCTAACAGGATTATTATCTCCTCCTGCCTCAGTATATCTAAGATTTACAATCTCCCATCCAGATGGAACGATATGAGTAAGCGCTATGTTGTCTACGCTAGTAGTACTACTATTAGTAATAGTAATGAATGCAACGAACTCAGTACCTTGTGATAATGATACTGGGTTAAGCGCCAGACCTCCTGGTGTTCTGTATGCAGTACGAACACTTAGCTTACTTTCTTCCACCAATTCTTTACCAACTGGAAGAATACCACTGTAAGCAATTCTAGCATATACAGTAGAACTGTTTTTATTTACAAGTTTTACTTCATTATTAGCAGCGATAGACTTGAAGTCATACTCATACATATTGTTTTTAGTAAGTGCATTAGTAGAGGTACCGTTATTAGTGAAATCAACATTGATACCTTCTGCTGATTTATTGTTTTTCACATAAGTAGACATTACGTTTAATCCGTAAGCTGTACTCTGTGTACTCATCCAACTATTAGAACCTAAACGCTTGGCAAGTAGGTTAGCATATTCGTGCATTAGTTTTGTATTTGACTTCGTAAGGATCAATGTTTCTAATGCCATTGCTAATCTACGCTCATATGAACCGTAGTAGTAATAGTAAGATTGGTTATTCTCTACTAAAGGCGCATTAGCGATTAGTTTCACAGCAGCATCTCTTTGGTTAGCTAAGGCATAAGCAGCAGCTAAACGCAGTTTCGCATCACTAGATAGACTAGTTGTTTCTCTAAGCCTATTCATAGAAGCTAAATCAGCATTACCAGCAAGTGCTAAAGTATACAGTCTATACGCCTGAGCCAAGTCATTTTGGTAACGACTGTTATATGACCACTGTTTTACAGCATTCTGTTGGTATGAGATAGCATTCGCTTTACTTCCTATCGGCAGTGCAAAACCTCTCTTCTCTGCTTCTAACATAAAGTGTAGAATATAAGAAGTAGTCCAGTCATCTGAGTAAGAATCACTACTCCAGTATCTAAAACTTCCGTCTGTTAATTGGCGTTGAGCTAATACTCTTAAAGCTTCATTCACATTGCGCTGTAAGCTTTCTTTTTTGCTTTTACTTACAAAGACTAAGTCTTCTAAGAATATCTGCGGGAATGCTCCAGAAGTTACTTGCTCACTACATCCGTGAGGATATCTGATTAAATAGTTTAGTCTAGAAGTAAGGTTGATGCCAGGAAATGTAGATAGCTCTAATGTAGCTTTATTACTTCCTGTAACACCAAAGCGCTCCCATTCAATAGTATTAGTGCTATTTGGTTCTAATACAATATCTTCAGTTCTAACTGTAACAGGGTTTGGATTTAATACATCCATCTCTACTACATAACTAGCACGCTCATTACCAGAGGTAGCTTCTATTTCTACTTTAGTAATTCCTGTCTTTTGCATTACTTCTAACTCACAAAACACTACTTTTTCATCTGGTTCATCAAAGGTTACTGTTTGAGTAGCATTGTTTTGAATCTGGAATTTATCATCTGTTTTAACCTTTATAGTAACATTTTTTACGTGTTTCTCCATAGCGAAGATAGTGACTGGCAATGTTATTCTTTCTCCAGGGACAGCTCTTCTAGGAAGAGAACCTAGTATCATCAGTGGGTTGTTTACTTTTACTGTTTTTTCTACAGTACCGTAGGCTTTATTCGCTACGTTAGAAGCAACCACCATAGCACGTACAGAACCGATATATTTAGGTAGTTTTATCTTGTGAGTACCTGTTTTCCCTCCGTCAAGAACGAATGGGCCTAAATGAATAACTACAGGTTTAAATCTGTTTGCTTTTTTCACCTGACCAGCACCTAAGTCCTCATCACCACCGATACTGAATACTTGGTTAATAGCACCACCATAAGCACCGATGACGTTGTCATATATATCCCAAGTACGTACACCTAGAGCAGTTTTACTATAGAAGTTATTCCAAGGATTAGGTGTTTTAAATCTAGTTAGGTCTAATAAACCATCTTCAACAATAGCGATAGTATATGTCATCTTCTGACCTGCTTTCTCTTTTACTTGAACTGTAAATTCTTGTTCAGGTTTAAGTTTATCAGGCATTGTGATAATAGGTTCTAGTTTTGTCTTTTTATTATATACGTTGATAGGCGCGATACCATACATACGTATTGGTGAGTTATTTACTGTAGACGCGTGAGGCTGTAACGCAGATACATTGATGTACACGTTAGGCGCCATAGCTTCTGTAGTCGTAATCTCAAATGTTGTTTCTCCTTTTTGTGTTTTCACCCAATGCGTTTCGATCACATTAGATCCGTTCTCTACAGATACTAAAGCTCTTCCCCCCTCACTAGAAGGGAATGAAAGTTTAATCTTCTCACCAGTATTGTAATCTTTTTTATCAGTAGCGATAGCTAATACTGTTGCTTCTTTTCCTTGCGAGTGCTTCGTTTTACCTGACCAATAAGGATAATCTACATATACAACAGATGATGCTATATGTTTACCTGATTTGTCACGAGCCACTATTTCGTAAGTACCCCAATCTTGTTCTGGTATAGTCAATGAATATGAGGTCGTACCGTTAGAAGACGTTGTGTAATCAGCAGTTTCTTTATATACTGAGTAGTAATCAGAGCTACTGTAACTAGATGCTCCATCATTATTAGAGCTCCACCACCAGTAGCCTTTTTTTCTATAGACAGTGACGTCGATATCATGAGATTTCGTTTTCCCTTGTGCATTTAATGTGATAAAAGAGAAATTTAACGGCTTATCAGTTTCATAATATCCATACTTATTTGCTTCAGGTGCTTTAATCCCTACATAAGTATTATGAGGAGAAATAGTAGCAGTAGATACATCAGTAGATACATCACCACCATTCTCATATACTTTAGACGTGAAAATAGCTTTAAGCATACCTGTATTCTCAGGAATGTTATTCATACTTACACGGAAGTCAAAGTCTCCTGAACCGTTCGTCGTTCCTGAGAAAACATTAGATTCTTGTGTACTAGAAGAACTTAAACTATTAGAGAAAGAATATGACTTATAGTCAGCAAATGTAGTTGCTTGAGGAAGTAGTTTAAGTGCTACTTCAGCTTTAAGATTCTTAGCTGTACTACCTTGAAGCCATTGTACGTTATAGTCTATACCAACGCTATTTCCGTTGTTGTAAACTGTTTTTCCTTCAATGTTATTTTTGATTTTTAAACGGTTAGGTTTTATTGTCTCAACTTTGATTTGCTTGTAGAACTTAGCTCCCCCTACACTTACTACAGCTTGCCAATTACCTGTTACAGATTCTTGCGTTGTTTTAAGTAGGAAAGAGTAGTGGTTACTTGTATTTTTCTTTTGCACCACTTTATCAACTACCTTTCCGAATGGATCAGAGAAAGTAAGTTTGATAGGATGATTAGCTGGAAGAGGGTTTGCTAGATCGTCTAAAATAAAGTCTAGGTATATATTATCACCAGGTCTCCATACACCACGTTCTGTATAGATAAAACCATTAATTCCTTTAACTAAAGTAGTTCCATCTACATCATAATTACTCATCGATAAAGAGTTCGCCTCATCTATCTTGACATAAGTAGTGTTCTTGTCATCTTTAACAATGACAAAAGCAGGTTTTTTCTTCTCTAGGTTAACAGTTAGTATACCATTAGTATCTGTCTTAGCAGAAGTAATTAGTTGTTGTTTAAATGTATAGAATTCGACAGTAGCAGCAGCTACAGGGTCAGTAGTGATTAGATTAGTAACTACTGTTGTATAGATATTGTTATTACCTCCTTTTACGATTACACCTAAGTCAGTAGCTAATACATTAGTAGCTGCTTTCTCGTGGTAATGGTAGTATGAAGTAGAGCAAGGGTTGTCTTTCTCTTCCCAATTATAATAGTAGTAATACTCATAATCATCGTACTCATCATTGCTTTCCATCTCATCAGTATCATCCGTTTCTTCTTCAACAGCTTGCTCTTCTTCCGTTAATTCACTATTAGAACAGTCATAAAGAGAATAAGCTTTCTTAAATGAAAACTCTACTCTATAGATAGCACCAGGGTCTGGACTTATCAATGTAGATAGGTCTAGCGCATAGTTGTTATACTTTAATAAAGCATTCGGATTAGGGTTTGTCAGTTTTATTGTAGTCTTCGCTATAGGGTCAGCTACTCTGTAAAGGCTGTACTTACCATCAAGATTATTCTCTTGTAAGAATTGCAATATGTTGTTTTCATAGACTTTATAAACTTTAACATCAACAGCATTTAATGTAGTAGCTTTGAAGTTGATCTTTAAGTTTTCAGAGCTAGGTAAGATTGTACCACTATTAATAAGCTGAACATCTGGCTTAAGTGTTCCAAAGTTTAGTTCGTACACTTGCGAATTTAGTGTTTTATTTCCTTTAGAATCTTGGATTCCTGAACTCACCCTTACAAGAACTTTATCTTGTAGTGCTTTGTCAGCAAAAACTTTTAGTACGTTACCATCAGTAGAGAAAGTTAGTTTAGCGTCGTTATTCTCTAAGTCGATTAAACCGCTGAAGTCTTGATTCTTTTTAATGGGGTTAGAGAAGTTAATCCAGAAAGCCTGTGGATCATTTTCTACAGGTTCTACTCTGAATTGATAGAAATCATTAAGTCTAGGTACAGTATATACATCTGTACTTTTTGCGGAGTTATCTACTGCTTTTCCATTAATAGACACCTCTAAAGTAGATTCATCAGCCTTTCTAACTATCTTATTAATGGTAAACTTAAACTCTTTACTTTCTTGTTTATCATCAGTATTAAACTTGATGTCTAAATTCTTTTTATCTTGCACTGCAGACAATATCTTCTTTGCATCTGCAGTACTTAGCCAGTCACTAGTAGTCAGTGTACCATTAAGTACATATTCAGTATCACTGACATATTGAAGATCTAATAAATCAGTGTGGAAAGTCTGTGGAACAGTCATTACCATAAAAGTAAAGTCTTTTAGAGCTTCTTCTGTCTCTGTAACTTTGCCTAAGTGAAAAGTAATATTATAACGTTGGTCTTGTTTTAATCTCTCTTCAGGGACAAAACGGATTACGTCATTTGGTAGATAAATTACTTTACCTTTAACAGCAGGAGTGATTGTAAAGATATCTTTATCTAATTCTTCATTAGCTGTCCAATTTTTCCAGTTCTTTGGAATATTAATATCGATCGGGTCTTTAGTAGAGATAACACCAGCAGTGAATGCTAGTATATACTCACTAAATAGTTTTGGATTGGATAGGTTGACATTGAGATCCCCATTTTTCTTACAGGATTGCAGTGTTATAAAAGCACAGCAAATAAGGATTAGTAGGTTTTTGATTTTCATAGCGGTAGTCAATTATTATTTTCTTTTGTTTTCAAAAAATGTTTTCATCAGCATAGCACATTCGTGATCTAAAACACCAGAGATGACCTCCGTTTTAGGGTGTAGTTGTCCTCCGATAGTTTTAAAACCTCTCTTTTCGTCAGATGCTCCATAGACAATCTTAGTGATTTGACTCCAATATAGAGCCCCAGCACACATTTGACATGGTTCTAAAGTTACGAATAAAGTACAGTTTTTCAAATATTTAGCCCCTAAATGATTTGCTGCAGACGATATGGCTTGTATCTCTGCGTGAGCAGTAACGTCGTGAAGTAGTTCTGTTAAATTATGACTCTTCGCGATTATTTGATTATTAGCAACAACGATAGCTCCTACGGGTATTTCTCCTTTTTGATAAGCTTCTTTTGCCTCGCTTAAGGCTATACGCATAAAGTATTCGTCTGTGAAAATTGTGTCCATTGTATTGTGTTAACATAAATGCAAAGTCAAAAGTAAAAACAAAATTGTAATTTTGTTTTTATTTTATTTAGAATGTATAAAAAACTACTTGATTATATTAGTACCCCAGAAGATCTCAAGAAACTATCAGTGAAAGAACTTATTGATCTAGCAATAGAGATGCGCAAGTTTATTATTGATATAGTGGCTAGTAAAGAGGGGCATTTAGGGGCTAGTCTTGGTGTAGTCGAATTGACTATAGCTCTTCATTATGTTTTTAATACACCGATAGATAATTTAGTCTGGGATGTTGGACATCAGGCTTACGGGCATAAACTACTAACAGGTAGAAGAGATGTCTTTCATACGAATAGACAAAAAAATGGTATTAGTGGTTTCCCAAAAAGAGAAGAAAGTAAGTATGATGCTTTTGGAGTAGGACATTCTTCTACGGCTATATCAGCTATCTTAGGAATGGCTTTGGCTGCTCGGTTAAAAGGTGAAAACGAGAGGCATCATATCGCTGTGATAGGCGACGCTTCTATTGCTTCAGGTATGGCTTTCGAAGGATTAAATCACGCAGGAGTAACAGATGCTAATATGTTAGTAATTCTCAATGACAATGCGATAGGTATTGATCCAAGTGTAGGAGCGCTTAAAGATTATTTAACTTCAGTGAAAGAAGGAAAGAACCCACGTGCAAATAATATGATTAAGTCACTGCACTTCGATTATTACGGTCCTATCGATGGTCATGATCTTCCTCGACTTATTAAAGAGTTAGAACGCTTAAAGCAAATCAAAGGTCCAAAGTTCTTGCATGTTATTACTACCAAAGGTAAGGGATTAAAACAAGCAGAAGAGAATCAGGTAAAATATCATGCTCCTGGTAAGTTTAATAAAGATACAGGAGAACTTATAAAGAAAGAAGAAAGCGAATTTCCTTCAAAGTTTCAAGATGTTTTCGGCTTGACTTTAGTGGAATTAGCAAAAGAGAATATGAATATAGTAGGTATCACGCCAGCTATGCCGACTGGTAGTTCGCTTAAGTTTATGATGGATGCCTTCCCCGATAGAGCAATCGACGTAGGCATAGCAGAACAACATGCTGTAACACTTGCTGCGGGTATGGCTACAGAAGGACTTATACCATTCTGTGCGATATATTCTACTTTTTTGCAGAGAGCTTATGATCAAGTTATACACGATGTCGCTTTACAGAATCTGCCAGTAGTATTCTGTTTAGATAGGGCAGGGTTAGTGGGTGAAGATGGAGCGACACATCAGGGGGTATATGATATAGCTTATCTAAATTGTATTCCTAATATAGTTATGGCTACTCCACTTAATGAATTAGAATTGCGTAATTTGCTATATACAGCACAGTTAGGGATAGACTACCCATTAGCTATCCGCTATCCACGTGGCAAAGGATATATTAATTATAATTGGCGCTTACCTTTTGAAAAAATAACTATAGGAAGTGTTACTCAAATAAAAAAAGGGAATAAATTTGTATTTATATCTGTAGGAACAATTGGAAATAATGTTATTGAAGCTATGAAAGTTGCAGATAATGACGAATGGTCTCATTATCACTTTATGTTTGTCAAACCATTGAATGAAAAGGCTCTTCAAGCAATTTGTGAGGAGCATGAAAAAATATTTACTATAGAAGATGGTGTAGTTATTGGCGGTTTTGGTAGTTTAGTGTCTCAGTTTGTATCGAAGAATTATCCTTGTTTACTTGTAGAAACATTGGGAGTAAAAGATGAATTTATTGAACAAGCAACTGTTTTGGAACAACAACGAGATTGTGGAATAGATATAGAAAGTTTAATTGGAATTATAAAGAATTAAGGTTTTGAGAAAGTTTAGAAAATGTTTTATAGGATTAATGGTATTAGGAGGGTGTTGGTATTCTGTAGCCCAAGAAACAAGCGATAAAAAGGATATTATTGAAGAGATTAAAAAAGATACTTTGACGTTACAAGAAAATCCTTTTAATCCTTTAATGGGGTTCTTACCAGCTAAAGATTATAGTGGTAGTAGTATCTCCTATGGAAGTACTGTAAGGGGGGAAGTGCCTTTCTTTAAACCGGAAGTGTTTGTAGAAAGAAAAAAGCCTAAGGTTAATCAAATTAAGATGAATTACAATCCCAATATTGATTTAAGTGTTTTGCCAATTAACAATGAGATTATTGGCTATTGGGAGAAAACGAATAGACTAGGTTTAGACTTTAATCAAATTGCTTTTGTGAATTGGAGTGCTGGAGGTGATAATTCTATTTCAGGACTTGTAAAAGGTGAATTTGGACGTAAATTTATAAGAGGACGTTTAGTGTGGGATAATTTTTTAAATGTTAGATATGGGATTAATAAACAATCGGATAGAGAACTTAGAAAAACTGATGATGTATTAGAGTTTAATTCAACATTTGGATATAGATCCTCTGCAATTTCTGATTGGTATTATGTTGCAAAATTGAACTTTAAGACTCAGTTTACTAATGGATATAATTATCCAAATACTGATAACCCTGTTTCAACGTGGTTTGCTCCTGCTTACCTATTTGTAGGGGCTGGTGCTGAGTATGTTGATCCAAAAACGGATATGAAATTTTATATTTCTCCAATTACTCATAAAGCAACTTTTGTTAATAATCAAGATTTAGCTGACCAAGGAGCTTTTGGTGTAACAAAAGCAGAAAAGGATGATCTAGGCAATATAATTAGAAGGGGATCTAAATATAGAGCAGAAATCGGCTTTCTTGTTAGTAGTGAATGGAAAAAAGAAATATTTAAAAATATGTTTTATCAACATAAACTTACTTTGTATAGTGATTATGTTGATAATTTTGGGAATGTTGATTTTATGTTTGAAATGAAATTGGATTTGAAAGTTAACGAATATGTTAGGGCTAATGTTGGTACATATATGATTTATGATGATAATGTAAAAACAAAGGTTATAAGAGATGATGTTCAGGTGATGGAAGGACCAAAAATGCAGTTTAAACAAACTCTTGGGGTTGGGCTAACGTATTCTTTTTAATATATAAGACATGAGAAAATTAGTAATTATCTACACATTCCTAATTGCGGCATTGACTAGTTATGCTCAGGAATTAAGTGAAGAGATATTGGCAGTAACGAATGACTCTTTGAACAGAATAGATCTTAAGTATAGAGAAGATCAGTTTTACGTGGGTATAACTCATACTTTAATGCAGGGAAAACCTGCTGGATATTCTCCTAGCTCTGTTTCTATAGGTATGAATGGAGGATTTTTAAGAGACTTTCCTATTAATAAAGATAGAACACTAGCTATAGCTCCTGGTGTAGGTTATTCTTATTTAAACTTAAGAGGGAATTTAGGAATAACGCCTGATCAAGAACATGTGATTTTGAATTCATTTAAAAAAAGTAGCTTGTCTTTACATGCTATAGATTTTCCTATTGAACTTAGATGGCGTACTTCTACTCCTTATAGTCATAAGTTTTGGAGAATATATCTTGGGTTCAAAGCTAGTTATGTAATAAGTAATAGAACTAAGACTTCTACTAGTGAGTATTCTGCAGTGTTTCATAATGATGAGAAACTTAATAAATGGCTGTATGGAATGTATTTGTCTGCAGGGTTTAATACATGGAACTTTTATGTATATTATGGTTTGAATAATATTTATAAAGATGAAGTTCTTAAGTGGGATCAGAATAAACTAAAGACATTAAATGTAGGTGTAATGTTTTATGTACTGTAATGAGTAAAGATATATAAGATAGGAGGTAACAATCCTATTGTGAATCCTTGAATAATTTCTTTTGATGTATGTGCTCTTAACACTAGTCTTGAAGAAGCTACAATGCCTAGGAGAAATACAAACAGAATTAATCCAATTATGTTTGGTCGTTGAAATTCTATAAGTAAATGAATATAAAACATTAAGGAAGTGGCAAGCACTGCCATGTGAACACTTGCTTTTTGTTTTAATAAAGCAAAAAGTAGAAGTAACAGATAAGTATTCATTAGTCCCCAAGAATAAATATGTATTGTATAAGCACTATTGTTATATAATATATAATCCTTTAGAATAAAAAGTAAAATAATATTTATTATAAACGGAATGATACGTTCTTTTCTAGAACTAACCATTACACTAGTATTGATTATTCTTATTGATTTTAATAAATAGTAGATACAGATTGGTAGTAAACAAGTCATGGTGAGAACTTGAAACAGTATAATAAGGATCTCTATAGAACTAAAATAGAAATAAGAAAATGAAAAGTATAGTAACGTTGTTAAAAACGGTATACATATAGGGTGAAATATATAAGAAAAATATTTTGCTGTTTTTCTCATTCTTGTAATAATAGATTAGATACGTTTACGCATTCTAGCTACAGGGATATCTAATTGTTCTCTATATTTAGCTACAGTACGTCTTGCGATAGGGTAACCTTTTTCTTTCAATAAATCTGCTAACTTATCATCAGGGTAAGGTTTTTTCTTATCTTCATCGCCAATAATATTCTGTAATATTTTTTTGATTTCTATTGTAGAGACTTCCTCACCTTGGTCATTAACCATTGCTTCAGAAAAGAAGTTTTTGATTAATTTTGTACCATAAGGTGTGTCTACGTATTTACTATTAGCTACACGCGATATAGTAGAGATGTCTAAACCTACTAAATCTGCTATATCTTTCAATATCATTGGTTTT is a window of Myroides oncorhynchi DNA encoding:
- a CDS encoding alpha-2-macroglobulin family protein; this encodes MKIKNLLILICCAFITLQSCKKNGDLNVNLSNPKLFSEYILAFTAGVISTKDPIDINIPKNWKNWTANEELDKDIFTITPAVKGKVIYLPNDVIRFVPEERLKQDQRYNITFHLGKVTETEEALKDFTFMVMTVPQTFHTDLLDLQYVSDTEYVLNGTLTTSDWLSTADAKKILSAVQDKKNLDIKFNTDDKQESKEFKFTINKIVRKADESTLEVSINGKAVDNSAKSTDVYTVPRLNDFYQFRVEPVENDPQAFWINFSNPIKKNQDFSGLIDLENNDAKLTFSTDGNVLKVFADKALQDKVLVRVSSGIQDSKGNKTLNSQVYELNFGTLKPDVQLINSGTILPSSENLKINFKATTLNAVDVKVYKVYENNILQFLQENNLDGKYSLYRVADPIAKTTIKLTNPNPNALLKYNNYALDLSTLISPDPGAIYRVEFSFKKAYSLYDCSNSELTEEEQAVEEETDDTDEMESNDEYDDYEYYYYYNWEEKDNPCSTSYYHYHEKAATNVLATDLGVIVKGGNNNIYTTVVTNLITTDPVAAATVEFYTFKQQLITSAKTDTNGILTVNLEKKKPAFVIVKDDKNTTYVKIDEANSLSMSNYDVDGTTLVKGINGFIYTERGVWRPGDNIYLDFILDDLANPLPANHPIKLTFSDPFGKVVDKVVQKKNTSNHYSFLLKTTQESVTGNWQAVVSVGGAKFYKQIKVETIKPNRLKIKNNIEGKTVYNNGNSVGIDYNVQWLQGSTAKNLKAEVALKLLPQATTFADYKSYSFSNSLSSSSTQESNVFSGTTNGSGDFDFRVSMNNIPENTGMLKAIFTSKVYENGGDVSTDVSTATISPHNTYVGIKAPEANKYGYYETDKPLNFSFITLNAQGKTKSHDIDVTVYRKKGYWWWSSNNDGASSYSSSDYYSVYKETADYTTSSNGTTSYSLTIPEQDWGTYEIVARDKSGKHIASSVVYVDYPYWSGKTKHSQGKEATVLAIATDKKDYNTGEKIKLSFPSSEGGRALVSVENGSNVIETHWVKTQKGETTFEITTTEAMAPNVYINVSALQPHASTVNNSPIRMYGIAPINVYNKKTKLEPIITMPDKLKPEQEFTVQVKEKAGQKMTYTIAIVEDGLLDLTRFKTPNPWNNFYSKTALGVRTWDIYDNVIGAYGGAINQVFSIGGDEDLGAGQVKKANRFKPVVIHLGPFVLDGGKTGTHKIKLPKYIGSVRAMVVASNVANKAYGTVEKTVKVNNPLMILGSLPRRAVPGERITLPVTIFAMEKHVKNVTIKVKTDDKFQIQNNATQTVTFDEPDEKVVFCELEVMQKTGITKVEIEATSGNERASYVVEMDVLNPNPVTVRTEDIVLEPNSTNTIEWERFGVTGSNKATLELSTFPGINLTSRLNYLIRYPHGCSEQVTSGAFPQIFLEDLVFVSKSKKESLQRNVNEALRVLAQRQLTDGSFRYWSSDSYSDDWTTSYILHFMLEAEKRGFALPIGSKANAISYQQNAVKQWSYNSRYQNDLAQAYRLYTLALAGNADLASMNRLRETTSLSSDAKLRLAAAYALANQRDAAVKLIANAPLVENNQSYYYYYGSYERRLAMALETLILTKSNTKLMHEYANLLAKRLGSNSWMSTQSTAYGLNVMSTYVKNNKSAEGINVDFTNNGTSTNALTKNNMYEYDFKSIAANNEVKLVNKNSSTVYARIAYSGILPVGKELVEESKLSVRTAYRTPGGLALNPVSLSQGTEFVAFITITNSSTTSVDNIALTHIVPSGWEIVNLRYTEAGGDNNPVRHTDIRDDRTNFYFSLNANETKTLRVTLNASYLGKYYLPGVHAEAMYDNSYRSRTAGQWIDVTN
- a CDS encoding nucleoside deaminase yields the protein MDTIFTDEYFMRIALSEAKEAYQKGEIPVGAIVVANNQIIAKSHNLTELLHDVTAHAEIQAISSAANHLGAKYLKNCTLFVTLEPCQMCAGALYWSQITKIVYGASDEKRGFKTIGGQLHPKTEVISGVLDHECAMLMKTFFENKRK
- a CDS encoding 1-deoxy-D-xylulose-5-phosphate synthase, with translation MYKKLLDYISTPEDLKKLSVKELIDLAIEMRKFIIDIVASKEGHLGASLGVVELTIALHYVFNTPIDNLVWDVGHQAYGHKLLTGRRDVFHTNRQKNGISGFPKREESKYDAFGVGHSSTAISAILGMALAARLKGENERHHIAVIGDASIASGMAFEGLNHAGVTDANMLVILNDNAIGIDPSVGALKDYLTSVKEGKNPRANNMIKSLHFDYYGPIDGHDLPRLIKELERLKQIKGPKFLHVITTKGKGLKQAEENQVKYHAPGKFNKDTGELIKKEESEFPSKFQDVFGLTLVELAKENMNIVGITPAMPTGSSLKFMMDAFPDRAIDVGIAEQHAVTLAAGMATEGLIPFCAIYSTFLQRAYDQVIHDVALQNLPVVFCLDRAGLVGEDGATHQGVYDIAYLNCIPNIVMATPLNELELRNLLYTAQLGIDYPLAIRYPRGKGYINYNWRLPFEKITIGSVTQIKKGNKFVFISVGTIGNNVIEAMKVADNDEWSHYHFMFVKPLNEKALQAICEEHEKIFTIEDGVVIGGFGSLVSQFVSKNYPCLLVETLGVKDEFIEQATVLEQQRDCGIDIESLIGIIKN
- a CDS encoding DUF3078 domain-containing protein, encoding MRKFRKCFIGLMVLGGCWYSVAQETSDKKDIIEEIKKDTLTLQENPFNPLMGFLPAKDYSGSSISYGSTVRGEVPFFKPEVFVERKKPKVNQIKMNYNPNIDLSVLPINNEIIGYWEKTNRLGLDFNQIAFVNWSAGGDNSISGLVKGEFGRKFIRGRLVWDNFLNVRYGINKQSDRELRKTDDVLEFNSTFGYRSSAISDWYYVAKLNFKTQFTNGYNYPNTDNPVSTWFAPAYLFVGAGAEYVDPKTDMKFYISPITHKATFVNNQDLADQGAFGVTKAEKDDLGNIIRRGSKYRAEIGFLVSSEWKKEIFKNMFYQHKLTLYSDYVDNFGNVDFMFEMKLDLKVNEYVRANVGTYMIYDDNVKTKVIRDDVQVMEGPKMQFKQTLGVGLTYSF
- a CDS encoding porin family protein, translated to MRKLVIIYTFLIAALTSYAQELSEEILAVTNDSLNRIDLKYREDQFYVGITHTLMQGKPAGYSPSSVSIGMNGGFLRDFPINKDRTLAIAPGVGYSYLNLRGNLGITPDQEHVILNSFKKSSLSLHAIDFPIELRWRTSTPYSHKFWRIYLGFKASYVISNRTKTSTSEYSAVFHNDEKLNKWLYGMYLSAGFNTWNFYVYYGLNNIYKDEVLKWDQNKLKTLNVGVMFYVL